From Neofelis nebulosa isolate mNeoNeb1 chromosome X, mNeoNeb1.pri, whole genome shotgun sequence:
cttgaggagctcacagtctattAGAGAGGcaacatacataaacacatagcTAAGGAGCTACCATGTGCTAAGTGCTACAGGAAGAGGTATACACAAAGTGCTGCGGGAGCCCAGAGGAAGGAGGGATACATCAGCTGCTAGGGGGTGAGGAGCGGGTCTCCTGACCCCATTACACCGTCTTCGCAAAGGCAAGGGGGTTGTTGCCACATGACCCTGGCAAAAATGAACCGGTCTCCTGAGGGTGTCCTCCGGCCCTCTCCCATAACTAGATCAGCACAGGTTAGTTGACCAGATTAGCTACTTTAACACTTTGAATTAGGAAAGAAACTGGACAGGGAAGTTTCTTTAGGGGCAGGGGGTGTTCAAAGTAGTAACAACTCTTGGGTGAtaaggctggggggtgggagtgggggcatCATGAGGGCACTGAGCCAGAGAGGGCTGGCCCTGGGCAGTGGAGCACCTAGGGTGAGTGCCTGTGCAGAGGGGAGGTCAGAGGTCACCAGCCTCAGACTTTCGTCCCCATCTCTCAGCAGCTCAGTGGGCTCACTGATGCTCACTAGATGGTTCATAGCTTGCCCCGCTCTGTGGGTGGTACAGCCCCCCGCCCCTCGAAAGGTGGCACACTAAGTGGGGAGATTAAATAGGCCCAGGTCATTGAAGATTTAAGTAACAGTTTGTGATTATAACAGAGGAGATGTCACTATTCATGAGCAGTTGCCAAAAGAGTGGCAATTGGTGCGAATTTCAAATGAAGAACTCAGGGGTAGTCTGGTCTGGGGAGGCAGCTTCCGTGAACAGAGTCTTAAAGGATGGATACGATTTAATTGGTACTAACAGGGTGGGAAGAGCATCCTGGTTGAGCAGAACCAAGTAAAGCAAAACCGCAGAGGTGGGAAACTTCAAACAGAGGCAAACTCAAAGGCCGGGGATCCCTGTTTGGAACAGGACCCCGGGGGTCAGGGAAGGAATGTGAGAGATGACTAGGGAAGTCAGTTGGGGCTTGATGGTGAAGGGCCTTTGCCGGAAGGTCCAAGGACTTGGGGCCTTCCTTTTGGAATTACTGCCCTGAGTCCTCAAatgttccctcccctctcctccaggacCCCTGGACTGCTTTGTGGTTcagcaaattaaaatttaatgctCAGCTGCCAGAACAGATAGGAGGCTAAAGTATTTTGAGTATCACCCCTACCTATAGGCAATGAAGAGCCATTGAAGGCTTTTTAGCAGAGAAAGAACAGGACTGGTGCCCCAGCAGGCAGATCAGAGAGGGGGACAGGTCACACTGCGCTGTGTTGGTGTATCCGGGAAAGAGATACACTCGAGTAAGTCTGAGCTAGGCTGGAGGCTCTGAGAATGTGGAAGAAAGGCTAGATTTCGGAGACATGGCAAACGGCCTGGACTTCAAGAGATGGGGGAGGGTTAGGGTCAAATGAAGGCAGCCGTCAGATGGCTCTGAAATGTCAAGCTTAGAAGGTCAGGAAAATGGTGGCACCTTTCACAGAAATAGGCAAGTCAtgacagatttttgttttgggggagggaaaggttgtgtgtgtgtgtgtgtgtgtgtgtgtgtgtgtgtgaagactTTCAAATCCATTTTTGATAGAAGGGCTGTGTTTGAGGCATGACAGGCATCTGGATGGAAATGTCCAGCAGGCCGCTGGAAATGCAAGCAGGAGCTGAGGAGAAAAGTGGGGGCTGACTCTCTCAATTTCAGCCCCATCCCCAAAGAGCCAAGGCAGAGCCAGGAGAGCGGCTGAGACCCTTGGTGGGCACCCACATTTAAAGTGGCAGATGTGGGGCCAGCACAGGTACAGAGGGTAGCCCAAGAACCCGGCTACTGCAGGAGGGGGGAGAAAGTAGTGTCACGAGCCATGAGGGCTCACAGGGACTGAGAACTGTGAAGAAGACACTTCATGTCACCGTGAGGGTATCAGTGACCTTCAGATGATGAGTTCTACGGAtttggggcgggggcagggccaCCCCTAATCCATGCAGTGACTTTGTGCAAATTTTGTTTGAAAGGTGACTCTTTCTTGGGATGTTTCACTTTCCATCATTGGGAATTTGTCATAATAACCTGATCATATTAGAAAAAGGCATTTTAATGCCGAGTGTTGGAGATGTGTAATAAATACACCTGCACATCCATATATGTTTCCTttccagggagagaagggggaagcacaagaagagagtgggagacaatGATAGGAGGCTTGGCAGTgaccagaaggagagagagaacaacctGGGGAGGTAGTTAGGTCTAATGGATGGTTTTATACTGAGGACACAGAAAAGGTCCTGAGGCACTGATTCACATTAACCAAATTCACCAGATCATATCATTGTTTCTGAGGCTGTCAACGTGTTTTAACTCTTAGCCTTGCCCCCCAATTTTCGCGGGAGAGAGGCAAGCTAATTcaaaggggaaggaggagttAGGCCAAGGGTTTGACCTAATAGAGGATCAGTTGAAACTtcctcagaaagaagaaagagggaagcaagGAACCATGTAGAGATGGGAGAAGTGCCATGGGGGCTCACATCTGCTGGCTCCTGTCTTCTTGTTGCAGGAAGAGTCAGGGCTAGGTGCAACTGAAAGTTGGCGATGAGTGTCAACGGTCCACTCAAGGACTGTGATAGCCATTGTGGGGGCGAGTGGGTTGGCAAGCCTACAAGGTGAGTAGAAGGCACGCTGAGCAGCAGGCACACACGGGTGAGGACGGAGGCAGAGCCAGCATGCACCGCGACATGGCTGTCCCAGCAATGCCTGACAGCAGGGAGGTATCGGGATGACACTCATCAAGAGGGAGTCCACACCCTCGGCACATTCAATTAATTCAGCCCCTGCCTGGGGACTTTCTATCTGGGTCTGACCTTGGCCCTTCTAACCGCGTCTTCGCCAGCACACATGCCCACTGAAATCCTCGTACCCTGGACCTGCTCCAGCTCTGTGACATCTCTCTCAATTTGGGGGATCCAGCACATACCCCACAGCCTCAGAGCAACTGAATCTCGGTTTGTACAGAGGGCACTAGAGAATGCTTTCCCTTAAAAAACACTCCCCATCTCTGCAGCTGACCCGCAAAGACACACACCCTTGAATACCTCACAGCTACACGCCCATCCTCCCCAAAGAAACAGAGATACAGACCCACAagtacacacaaatacatacagaGATATTCACATACGGGATAGGAAATTCCCTGTGGAGGGAACGTAGATGGTGAAATATAGCCCCACGACAGGACTCTTCCCCCAGAGCCCCTGCCTCAGCCCTGGCCACAAACTTCTCAGGAGGTTTTCGCTCCATCACCAAGTCAGCCCATTACCCTGACAAGAGCATATCCCCTAGTGCTCTTGAAGGCCATGGTCTGACGCCACGGATGCTCAAATTGGGCATGGCTTGGCCGTGGTGACACCGGGCAGGGGTTGGGGACAGGGGATCTGGTGTATTGACATCCCACTGAAAAgggcaggtgtgctgtttcagtCAGTCTCTGCTACAGGAAGTCCATATAAAAATGCTGTTCAACTTTGCCTGTTGGGACACACCTCCCCCGACCCCCTTCATTTATATGTCATGGGGCTCCATCTTTATAAGCGAAGTGGGGTTGAATGGGGAGAagggggctggggttggggatCTGGTAAGCAGGCTCCCAGATGTGGTCACATTAGGCTCAGCCATAAACAGGGACCCTGAGCCTGAGGAGAGCTCAAGTTCAGCCACTGGGGTCAGCCCAACAGTGGGGCAGCTGGGAGAAGAGAAAGTCTGGTTCCCTGGAAGGGAACCCCTTGAAACCACCTGGGTTGGAAGTGGCTGAAGGTGAGCCCGATCCCTCAGGAGCTCCCTCAGGGTCTCTTCAGGAACCAGCAGCCCCTCCATGGGGGCCCCAGTCACCATGCCCTGCACATATGAGGAGGGCCTCAGTGGCCCCTCCTTGACCCCAGGGGCTGCTGTGGCACCCGAAGTCCTGATGAAGGCAGCGATGACAGTCCCAGGGGCCTGAGAGCTGGGCCCTGCTGCTCCAGCCCCTGTGACGGAGGATGGTGCTGGGTTGGTTGGACGGTTGGCCCCAGCCAGAAGTTGGGGGAGACCACTAAGAATCAGCGGAGCCCCTGGTGCTGCCACCTGACTTTCTTGGAAACTGGTGTTCAGGGGGAAGGAGGCCTGCAAAGTGAAGGTGTCCTTGAAGGTCGAAGCAGGCGGAACACTCTGGAGAACAAGCTGGGTTGAAGCAGTAGTACTGGCAGGAGGCCCGTTGGTCAGCACTGTGGTCAGTGGGATTGTCTGCAGGGTCAGGGCCGAGCCTGACCCCACAGGGGCCACTCCTAGGTGGATGTTGCTGGGCACTGAAGAAGTactgagaagaaacagaaaacagatttggTTAAGGCAGAAGGCATCTCCCAACTGGCTAGGGAGCAGGGCACAAGAGGAACAGAGCTGAAGGTGTGGTTTCTTTGCTGTTGTACCAGCCAACACCTACTGAGTACTTAGTATAGGTCAGGAATCGTTCTAAATGCCTGGCATGTGGTATTTCACTCAATCTCCCAAACAACCCACAAATTGAATAAGATTAATGTGATTTTACAGcttgaggaaatggaagcacggagaggttatgtaacttgccTTAGACCACACAGCTAGTCGCAGGGACCACATCTAGGCTTTCTGACCCCCAAGCTCATGTTGCTCACCACTCCGCTCTATTGCCTTCCCTCTTCAGGAGAGCACCTTATCCACGCCAGTGTAGTGAGAGTAACATACACATAACTCAAAGCCCAACCTTCTCAGGGAAAATTTGGAGGCACTGAGCATGGACAAGAAGTAGCGAGAGCTTTCCAGGTGGCCCTGGAGGGCCTGAGGGAAGCAGAATAGGTGTCTCTGTACCATCCGCCATTGTCTCTTTTCTGGAATGGAGGAGGCTTGGGGAGATGCGCCCAGATGTGGAGGTACCTGGTAGCTACTTGGGGAGCACTCTGAAATAACCAAAACAGCCCCAGCTGGTGACAGAAGCTGCCCAGGTCAAGTGCTGGCGTTGCCATTATTTTAGCgtgcgaccttgggcaagccacttttCCCCTCTTGACCAACAGGTGCCCTACTGGCTTCCCAGGGATTCTGGGAGTGTCCCGTGAGACTGGAGACACAGCAGAACTCCTCAAGAAGTTGAACACTCTCCCCAAACACGGTCTTAGTAGAAGACCTGTAATGACTCCAGGGCCCTTACCTCATGGCTTTGGGGAATTTGGCCTGGCTCTCCGGGGGAGGGATGAGCACGGCGGAGGTAGTGGGGATCTCCTCATCTGCACACAGTCCCACTTCCAGATTTGCAGACGGCTGTAAGCCAACGCTCTGAACCTTTGGCTTTTCCCAGGAAGGGCCTGCCTTGCCCTGGGGAACAGCTCTGGCCGAGACCCTGGAGCTGGCTCGCCTGGTGGTGCTGGTGGAGGAGGTGCAGGGAGTGGAGGCCCGAGGGGAGGCCGCCGTGACTTCACTTCTCTCATCCTCGTCTTCGATCACCACCAGGTCCTTGGGCATCTCCTTAAACTGGTACACCAGCCTCTGCCCTTCCACTTTGGCAAGGATGCCTCTTTGGTAGTAGTATCTGGGGGACGAGGGCCGGGGATGTGGGGAGTTAGGCCGGGACACGCCACCCTCCAGGGCAGGTCCGGCAGGAAGAGGGGGCAGCCAGGCAGCCAGATGGGAGCCCAGAGCAAGGGAGCCCAGCCAAGGCCAACTCTTGGACTTGGAAGGCTTTTATGAAATTCCTGAGATCTCCCCCTGAGGACACAAAGGGCCACGAAAAGGGGTTTTAAATGTTAGCCCTGCCCTGCTTTGGGGCTAAGGACAAGGGGTGAGTAAATGATGGGAGGGGATGGACGTTGGGAAGCTCAGCTGTCCCCCGGCCTGAAAGGTCAATGGTGGGTAACTTGGGCCTGTCTCCCTGGGTCTCTGGCTGGCAGAAGGCCCTTCCTGGGGATGCGGGGTCCTTAAGGGCTCTTCtgttataaaaagagaaaaagccaggACAGAGATACACGAGGGAGGGGACTGTTCCTCCCAGGGGTCCGGGAACAGGCTTAGGGGCAACCACGTGGGAGAGCTGGGAGACTCTAAGGCAGGAGGGACATCTTGAACAAGGAGAAGAGTTCggtaaccccccacccccaccccccgggcagGGACTCGGTGCCCCAGCAGCTCCTACCTTAGCGCCCGCCCCATTGTCTCATAGTTCATGTCAGGCTTATTTTTCTGCTTCCCCCACAGCTTGGACACGGCTTTGGAGTCCACCAGCTTGAAGATGCCTTTCTCTCGCTGGGTCCACTTGATGTACTTGGGGCAGGTGTTTCTGTCTTGCAGCAGTGCGAGGAGGAACTCCCACAGGTAGATGGTGCTGCCTGCAGAAGGGCACGTGATGAGGGGCGGCCTAGGCCCTCCAgtgcccctcccacctcacctGACTCCCAGCCGCACCTTTGCCATCCTTAGATTTCTTCCGAATGGGGATGCTGGGGTCAGTGACTGGTGAGGTACTGCGGTTGCCCTTGGTCTTCCGGACTgtgaggggaagcagggaggaggaTGAGGCAGAGACGAGACAGCAGTGAGTGCTCCAGGGTGGACTCCCGAGAGGGAGGACCCCGGAGCTCCTCGAGTAGGGTGCCAGGGCAGACAAGGAAGAGCCGGGTCAACAAGACCAGAGGCCCACGATCACCCTCCACAACCACAGCCCTCAAGTTCCTGCACTTGCCCAATGGCCCGCCCTCATTTTCAGGCCCCAAAGGTACACCAGAACACGACTGCAATGCGGTAGTGGTTACAAATGAGTCCCCTTTAGAAGAACACAATCCACCTAGCCTAATGTTTGAAATGGAAAGGtagcctcagggcacctgggtggctcagttggttcagcgtcggactcttgatttcggatcaggtcatgatctcatctgcacttgtaattctctctctctctgcccctcccctgctcatgctctctctctctctctctctctctctctgaaaataaataaataaacattaaaagagagagagagagagagagagagagagagagagagagaaggcagcctAATGGGGCAGCTGTTGTGCAGGTAAGTGTGACACTGAGGCTTTGGTTCCCTCGCTGACAAGGCAGTGGCAACCAGTCATTACCTAAGGAAATCAATAACACCGGGGCTTGGGAAAGCCCAAAGACCTCTCCCACATATGGCCCAAGCACCAAAAGCTTGGAGAAGGAAGATAAGCACACAGGAtgaggcctcttttttttttttttaatttattaaaaaaattttttttaagtttatttatttttgacagagacagagtgcaagcatgagctggggaggtgcagagagagagagggagacacagaatccgaagcaggctccaggctccaagctgtcagcacagagcctgacgcagggggtcgaactcacaaactgagaacatgacctgggccgaagtcggacacccaacagatggagccacccaggcacccctggatgagGCCTCTTTTATAGGCAGAGGCCCCCAGAGGGCCAGGGACTTGCCAGGAGGCCAAGGATGGTGTCCAAACACCAAGACGAGGGTTCAACCCATCTGGGATCGTTGGCATTTCTGGAAGAGTTTACATATATGCTGGGCTGACAGCAATGGCATGGGAGATGTCAGGCCAACTGATGAGGCCAGGTTTTACAGAAGGGAGGACGTTTCATCCACCCATGTCATGAGAGCTGTCCTCTTAATGTGTCTAAGAGCCTCGACCCACTCACCCCTTATGGTGTCCCTGACCTGCCCTCTGCCTACTGCGCCcccttgaacacacacacacacacacacacacacatacacacttcctctccccatcccccacctccatcTCTCTTACTTCTCTTCTTTGATTTTCCAGTCTTCTTGGCACTTTCCTCTCTGGGGACCTTCTCCAGACAGTGTCCCTCCTGGTCATCAGTGTCACCTGCCCCATTCAGGGCATCAGGCTCAGAGACAGGAAACAGGTAGTTGGGCAGAGTGGCAGCTGGAGCAGGGTCTGAGTCGGGAAGCATTTCGGAGGTGCTGActgcaaggagagaggcctgaaGTTCCagtggcctggggcagggagggcactgAAGAGAATGGTGGGCTCCCGAGGAGGGCGGTGGGAGCGGTTCCCCACAGCCCCAGATTCAGGATACACCTGAAAATGCCTCATGTGTCTTGCACCATGAGGAGAGGAAACACCTGCAGGGCTGTGGGCATGAGCTGGTCCCAATCACGGCTGCCACATTTGCAGCCACTGCTGGTGGTGGGGAAGTTCCAGGCGACACCCAGGGTAAAGGGCCACCTTGATTTAgtcattcatttgttttacaACTGGAAGGTATCAATTAGCCCAACTCCTCTGCTTTCctggtaaggaaactgagatctAGAGATGGCAGGGCATgagtccaaggtcacacagcaagctggTGCCTGGTACATGTGGGCATTCGGTAAGTATCTGCTGAAGCCTGAGTGTATATTAGTGACAGGGTGGTCAACAGAAATACTAGTACTCTTACACCTTCAGGCTTTCTTCCCCCCACTGGATCTCAGCATCCCCTTGGGAAGGGGCAGTTAGGGCTGGGAGTCCTCCTGTCCAGGAGTCAGGCAAAGGCCTgagggggagctgggggaggagcctgCCTTGGGGGCCTTCTGGGGAGGTAGGGGCCAGCCTCCAAGCatagggaagagaggaggggattTCAAGCCTGGCGCATTTCTAAATAAGCCACACCCTGCACAGTCTTCCTGGGAGCCGGGCAAGAGAGCAGAGGGGACCGAAGAGTcacctttaaaaaggaaggaaattctgacatacaCCATAACATGGACAGACCTTGAGgtcattatgttaagtgaaataagccagtccccAAAGACCACGACTGTGTGACTACACTCATGTGAAGTCCCTAGAGTCGTGCAAtttatagtgacagaaagtagagtgCTGGCTGCcgggggctgaggggagaggggcaatgaggagttactgtttaatgggcacagagtttcaggtTTGCAGGATGGAGGTTCTGGAGATGATggtggtgagaatgcaaaatacAAATGTACTTCATACCACTGACCTGTATGCTGAGAAATGGTTAAGGTGGTCAATTTTACGTTATGAGTATTTTAGCATGATTTAAACATTGGAGAAAGGAAGTCACCTTGGCCAACTTTTCCTTGCCTACGGTGCCCTCTGGCACCCTCTGTTCCAGCCACAATTCAAGAGCACATTTACACGTGTGGCAGTGGCTGTGGGTATGTGTGCTGGCATGCACATGTGCCTGGCAATCCAGTATGTGGATGTGGTAgttttcaatggcatttttcgTCGCCTTGGGTTAAGGCACCAGGGTTCAAACTTACAGATCTGCTTCTCATCCAGGATGTCATTGGGAGACTCGACGTTGAGTAAGACTTCAGTGGTTGACATGGTTTGTGAGGTTGCTTCATTGTCATCTGGTTCCAGGTTCCATGGTGTGGGGTTGACAGAGGGCGTGGGGCAGAAAAAAAGTTCCctcagggcacagggcagggatAGAGCAGTCATCAGGGCCAGCCCAGAGAATGGTGCTAAGAGGCCAAGGGATAGTGGGAAGGGGATGGTGTGCCACCTACTGTAACTCTCCACCTTTTCTCTACACTCACCTCAGCTGGTCTCCACTCTTCCTCGTCCCATTCCATCTTGAGAGATCACGGATCCATTTACGTGGTTTCCTCCTCTATGAAGTGGTACTACCTTTTGCTTGTCCTAACCGCCCCATCTAATTTCCAACTCTTGCGGGCCTTGCCCTTGCTGCGTAAGGTCACTAGGAGCCAATCGTAGGCTACGATTCCCTGAAGACAGAACCACTTTCTCTTCCACATCTTCCCTGCCCAGGAAGGAAACAAACCTGCCAGCAAAATACTGCCCTCCAGGATCTGATCCTGTGCCATGCACAACGTCCCGTCTGTTATGATACCATTGTGAACGTCGTCCAGTTCCAGTCCTGAGTACAGATGCAGTAATTCGGGGTAGGGTACCTGTTCCACGATCACAGCTGGGAACACCGAGGGGTCTTCCAGCTATGGACAAGATAGGAATCTGGTTTAAGGCTCACCTGCCTCTACCAGGAAGCCCTGCCAACAGAATCTGGCCCGTCTTGCAATTCCTAATTCTTGGAGCCCTCAGGGCTGTCCTTTGTAGGATGACATTGCTCTGGGTCCAACCTCACTAGGTGATGCTTTGAGTGGATTCTTGATTAACAGAGGTGGGTTAGCTCTGTACCACCTGCACTCAATCAAGGGCAaacagggtttgtttgtttttttttaatgtttattttgagagagacagagctggggaggagcagagagagagaatctcaagcaggctctgcactttcagtgcagagcccaacacggggctcaatcccatgaactgtgagatcatgacctgagctgaaatcaagagttggacactcaaccgactgagccacccaggagcccccaagatCACGCAGTTTTAATTGGTTGTAGTTCTGGGTTAATCTTTGGCCAGGGTTATGCTTGGTCTGTGAGAAGGGTTAGGCTCATTCTCAGGCCAGTGGGAAAGCATTAGTCAATGGCAAGGGTGAGGGACTCAGCCCATAGTCAGGGTTGGGTATCCAGGATTAGTGGCTCAGACTGTGGACATCTTAGGGCTCAGTCTCTGGCAATGAAGACAGAAGAACAGAGGCATTATATAGGTAGGAGGTTAGGGCCCAGTCCCTGTTAGGGTGGGGGAGAAGGTTCCAATTTCCAGCTTGATTTGTTGGGTGCATGAGGACACTGTTCATTGAAAGGGGGACCCAGAAGGAGGAGAAACAGTTTTTTGGAGAAAGATACGGGGAATAGTGTCTGGATATGGTACCTTTGAAATATTTAACATGGAGATACCTATCAGGGAGTGAAAAATATGTGACCAAGGGTTCAAAAGAGTGGTCGCTAAATCCCTTAGAGCGGCTATAATCATCAGGATGAGAATTGGACCACTGGAGGACATAGTCGTTCTAAAATCAAACAAAGCTAAATGAAAAAGGAGTGTGATTgcaactgtctttttaaaatttatgtataggggcgcctgggtggctcagtcgttaagtgtccgacttcagcttaggtcatgatctcacagtttgtgagttcgagccccacgtcaggctctttgctgatagctcagaacctggagcctgcttcggattctgtgtctccctctctctctgcccctttcctgctcacactctgtctctgtctcaaaaataaataaacgttaaaacttATGTATAGAAGGAATTATAccagaataattataataattatgtttttattgtaGGACTTTGGGtgactcttttccttttctttcaaattttctgtattttccaaattttcatggGACTTAATTCTTTcttcatgaaaaaagaatgagaatgcTCAGTTATGCCTAATGTTCCTGAAggatccagaaaaataaaaattgataaaacgaCTTTGGGTTTGGCCACTGGGCAGTCACCGTGGCTAGAGCACTCCCAGGGGGGTGCTAGGGCCCCAAGGCACATTACAACAGATCTCAGAGAGGATGGACTGAGGCAGGCAGTCGGGTGTCAGGATGAAGGCCATGAGTTGAGAGCTGTCTGTCCAATATGGTACTCACAAGCCATGGAtgactatttaaatgtaaatgt
This genomic window contains:
- the ELF4 gene encoding ETS-related transcription factor Elf-4 — protein: MAITLQPSDLIFEFASNGMDDIHQLEDPSVFPAVIVEQVPYPELLHLYSGLELDDVHNGIITDGTLCMAQDQILEGSILLADDNEATSQTMSTTEVLLNVESPNDILDEKQIFSTSEMLPDSDPAPAATLPNYLFPVSEPDALNGAGDTDDQEGHCLEKVPREESAKKTGKSKKRIRKTKGNRSTSPVTDPSIPIRKKSKDGKGSTIYLWEFLLALLQDRNTCPKYIKWTQREKGIFKLVDSKAVSKLWGKQKNKPDMNYETMGRALRYYYQRGILAKVEGQRLVYQFKEMPKDLVVIEDEDERSEVTAASPRASTPCTSSTSTTRRASSRVSARAVPQGKAGPSWEKPKVQSVGLQPSANLEVGLCADEEIPTTSAVLIPPPESQAKFPKAMSTSSVPSNIHLGVAPVGSGSALTLQTIPLTTVLTNGPPASTTASTQLVLQSVPPASTFKDTFTLQASFPLNTSFQESQVAAPGAPLILSGLPQLLAGANRPTNPAPSSVTGAGAAGPSSQAPGTVIAAFIRTSGATAAPGVKEGPLRPSSYVQGMVTGAPMEGLLVPEETLRELLRDRAHLQPLPTQVVSRGSLPGNQTFSSPSCPTVGLTPVAELELSSGSGSLFMAEPNVTTSGSLLTRSPTPAPFSPFNPTSLIKMEPHDI